TACATTTTGTGCTGTTTTTATTTGGAGTCTTTTCATGCAATGGTTAAATTCGCTCTGAATGAGAGAAGTCGCTTTTATAAAGCAAAATAAAGAAAAATGGCTTGAATTTGAACAAGTAATTTCAAATAAAGAGAAAAAAAGTCCTGACGACATAGCCAACCTACATATAAAGATCATGAATGATTTGGTATATGCACAAACCTATTACCCAAAAAGTAAGGTTACGCTCTATTTAAATAAGCTCGCTAAGTCAAGCTTCGACAAGGTTTACCATTCTAAAAGACGAAGTAAAAATGTCTTTTTATATTTCTTTTTTGATAAAGTGCCACTACTCTGCTACCAATACAGAAAATATATTTATGTATCGTTTATTCTCTTTTTCGCGTTCTTTTTAATCGGATTGTTATCCACTTTTAATGATGATTCTTTTGCGAGACAGATTTTAGGAGACAATTATATAAATCAAACTCTCGAAAACATAGAAAGCGGTGATGCAATGGCAATTTATAAAGGCGGTAGCAATTGGGGAACTTTTATCGGTATTTATGATAACAACCAACGTGTTGGATTAAACATGTTTCTTTCGGGATTGTTTATAGGAATCGGAACTGGTTTTTACGTGGTTCATAACGCAATTATGGTCGCGGTTTTTCAGGCTTTCTTTTATCAAAATAACAGTTTTTTTGATAGTATAAAAGGAATTTGGATTCATGGAACGTATGAGATTTTTGGTATGATTATAGAAGCTGCAGCAGGTTATATTATTGGCGCAAGCATCTTATTTCCAGGTGCTTTTAAACGTTTCGAATCTTTTAAACGTGGTATGAAATCTGCGTTCTATATCTTTATAAGTACCATTCCTTTTACTTTAGCAGCAGCTTTTTTAGAAGGATATGTTACTCGATATTCTAACGCAATGCCAACAATTATTTGTTTTGCTATTATTGGGTTTAGCTTGGTTTCTATTAGTTATTATTACTTGGTTTTACCTTTTAAGGTGGCTAATAAATACAATTTACGTTAATGAAAAAAACACTATTCCTCTTGTTGTTTTTCTATGCGAATATTGGCTTTGGGCAGTTTATGATAGATGAAACTACTGCTGTTGAAAAAGAGCCAGAACAAAAGAAAGTAATAGCGATAGATACTATCCATCATGAAAAATCTATTGAATATGCTGATAAAAGAGCTTTTGAGGACGATTTAAAAGAAAAATACAACGATAAAGAGTTTATTTATACAGAAGAAAAAATAGAAGAGGAAAAAGAAGAAAAAGATTCTGCTGTAGGTCTTGCATTTGCTAAAGGGTTCCTATTCTTTATAAGCAAAGTCTTTCCTTTCTTATTAGGTGGACTTATCATCTTTATTATTCTGAAAACGTTCTTAGGTACAGAAACGAACTTTTGGAACTTTAAAAAGACGAAAAAGAAAGTTGCAGAACAATTAATTTATGAAGATGAAGACATTCATGAAACAGATATTGATGGATTGCTACAAGATGCAATTCATAATAAAGAATATAGATTAGCAATTCGCTACCATTATTTATCAGCTTTAAAAATATTATCGAATAAGAAACTCATTGATTATCATAAAGATAAAACCAATTCGGAATACCTTTTTGAAATTGAGAACAGCACTACAAGAACCGATTTTTCGTATTTATCTTATGTGTATTCTTATGTTTGGTATGGAGATTTCCCAATCGATGAAACCAACTATAAATTGGCAGAAAACAAGTATTCATCTTTTAAATCTTCTTTAAAATGATGACACTCCAATATTTAAAAAAATACGCTCCGCTCCTACTTTTATTCGCTTTAATCGGCTGTAATAAAACAGATTGGGGAGAGAATTTTAAAGAGAAAAAGAAAACTCCGTTTGGTACTTATATTATTTATAATGAAGCAAAAGAGCTTTTTAAAGACAATCATGTTACTTTATTAAAACAAAATATTTACGATCATTTACTATTCAATTCAGTTATTGATAGCACAGAGCTTCAAAACTACATTTGTATAAAACATAGTGGTTATAAGCATACTAATAATGGTGTTTCAGAGCTTTTAGACTTTGTATCTCAAGGGAATAACGTTTTTTTAGCTTTTAATCATTTTAAAGATACTTTACAGTCTTCTTTAAAATTCACCACCAATAATTTAGATAAAAAGGTAAATTCTATTAGAGGTCTAAAGAAATTAAAAGGAACTTTCGAATTGAATAATAAACAATTTTCTAAAAGGGAATTTTCATTTGATAGAAACATCCGTAGAAACTACTTTTTAGAATACAATGAGAATAGTACTAGCGTTTTAGGAACCATGGAAATTGATGGAGAGAAAGTCCCCAATTTCATTAAAATACATCATGGTAAAGGTGCTTTCTACCTACATACACAACCAATTGCGTTTACCAATTACTATTTATTAAATGGTACTGAAGAATATGCCGCAAATGTATTATCCTATTTACCAAATAACGATATCATTTGGGATCCACACATAAAATCGAGTAAATATTCAGATGCAAAAGAAGATGATAATAATGTTTTTAAGTTTTTTCTAGAACATCAAACATTAACGTGGTTTTTATTGGTCTCACTTATTGGTTTATTATTGTTTATGCTTTTTAACGCCCGAAGAAAACAACGTCCGATTCCTATTATTGAGCCTTTTAAAAACTCAACAGTAGCATTTACACAAACCATTGCAAACTTGTATTTAAAAGAACAAGATCATAAGAATTTGGTTGATAAAAAAATCACTTATTTCTTAGAAAAAGTACGTGCTAAATTTTTATTAGACACCTCTAATTTAAATGCTGATTTTATAGAAAAATTAGCCGCTAAATCTGGAAACGAATTACAAAGAACAAAATATTTAGTTAATACAATCATTACTTTAAATAAAAGGTCAGAATGCTCTGAGGAAGAATTAGTTGTATTACATAAAATGATAGAAAATTTCTTAAATAACTAAGATATGGAAACACCAAATAACGAGGAAGTACAAGAGAATTTAGAATTCGAAAATAGAATTGATTTATCTGAATTACAAGAGAGTGTTTTCAAGATAAAAAAGGAATTAAAAAAAGTCATTGTTGGTCAAAAAGATATGATGGATTTGTTAATCGTTTCCCTCCTTGCAGATGGTCATGTTTTAATTGAAGGTGTACCTGGAGTAGCAAAAACAATTACTGCTAAATTACTAGCAAGAACAATTGATGTTGGTTTTAGCAGAATTCAGTTTACACCAGATTTAATGCCTTCAGATATTTTAGGAACTTCTGTTTTTAATGTAAAAACCTCTGATTTTGAGTTTAAAAAAGGTCCTATTTTTTCAAGCATGATTTTAATTGATGAAATTAATAGAGCACCTGCAAAAACACAAGCTGCTTTGTTTGAGGTTATGGAAGAAAAACAAATTACAATTGACGGACAAACCTTTAAAATGGATGAGCCTTTTGTAGTTTTAGCAACCCAAAACCCTATTGAACAAGAAGGAACCTATAGATTACCAGAAGCACAATTAGATCGTTTTTTATTCAAAATAAACGTAGCATACCCAAACGCTGATGAGGAATTAGAAATCCTTTTAAAAGAACAAGCCTTAGAAAACACAACAAAAGCAAGTAAAATAGAAACGGTTATTACTGGTGAGAAAATTGTTGAATTTAGAAATTTAGTCAATCAGATTAAAATTGAAGGAAATTTACTAAAATACATTGCAAACATTGTAGTAAACACACGTTCTAACTCGTTTTTATATTTAGGCGCTTCACCAAGAGCAAGTATTGCTATTTTAGGCGCTTCTAAAGCTTTTGCAGCTATTGAAGGACGCGATTTTGTAACTCCAGAAGATATTAAAAGAGCTACAATTCCTGTTTTAGAACACAGAGTTATCGTAACACCAGAAAGAGAAATGGAAGGTTTAACTAGTAAACAGATAATAGTACAGATTATTGAAGCTGTGGAAATTCCTAGATAAACATTCACGTCATCCTATGTTTGTAAAAATAAGGATCTGTTTTTAAAAAGCTTAAATTAGATTTAATATTTAACAAGAAAAGTAAGGGTAAAGGAAAAGATTATAGTCCGTCATTTGTCATTAAAGACCGTTCGCAATGCTAATCACTTTACCCCTTACTACATAAACTTGAACAGATCATTAGACCATCAAGTCTGTATTTAGGATTGATAAGTAAATGTAGTAATTTTTCTATAAAAACATTTGATATGAGTAAAATTATAGGAATTGATATTAGTAAGCAAACCTTTGATGTTTCTTATTTAGAAAAAGATAAATGGATTCACAAAATTTTTAAGAATCAAAATACAGGTTTTGAGCAATTTATTAAATTGATTAGTGCATCAGACTGGATTGTAATGGAGGCTAGTGGTCCTTATTATGTTCAGTTAGCAACTTTTTTACATGCATCTAGTTTTAATGTATGTGTATTAAATCCTTTGATAATTAGAAGATATAGTCAAACAAGATTATATAGAGCAAAAACAGATAAAAAAGACGCAAAGACAATTGCCGAATATGGTGCTCAATATGAGTTAAAAAGATGGTGTCCAGAGAGTAAACCTAGTATAGAAATTAAACAACTTTACACAGCTTTAGAATTACTAAAAAAACAAAAACATCAAACAAAAAGACAATTAGAATCCTTTGAAGCAACAGGTTTGTTGAGTTCGGATCTTAGAAAAGAATTAAAACAAGTACTAATATTATTAATAAGACGTATTGATAAGTTTGAAAAAAAGATAGAGCAAATAGGAAGATTAGCTTATAAAGACACGGTTGAAAGAATAAAAACGATACCAGGAATCGGGCTAAAAACGGCTATTATGATGAGTGTTATTACAGATAATTTCACAAAATTTGATAACTATAAACAACTGACAGCTTTTGTAGGATTTAGTCCAAGGCTATATCAATCAGGAACAAGTGTAAAAGGTAAAGGACATATTTGTAAAATGGGCAAACCTCAAATTAGAAAACTTTTGTATTTATGTAGTTGGTCTGCAAAAAGAGTAAATAAAAATTGTATCGAAATGTATGAACGACTTAAAGAAAAAGGAAAACCCGAGAGAGTAATTAAAATTGCAATAGCTAATAAATTAATAAAGCAAATTTTTTCTATTGCGACTAACAAACAAATTTACAATGAAAATCATCAAAACTTATATTTTCTGAAATAAAAGAAATTTTAACAATAAATAATAGTTTTTTAACACAGATCATTGCGAGGAACGAAGCAATCTGTTCATTGTCTAGTTCTAGTAAAGTAGAGATTGCTTCGTACCTCGCAATGACAAAAAGAAACGAGTACAATTACACGATTAAACAAATAAACAATTACACATTTTTTGAAACATTTATACAACACTTTATTCTTAAACAACCGGTTTTTCTACTTTTTAGGAGGAATCGCACTCCTTTTTGTCGTTGGTTTCTTTATTCCCTTCTTTTTTGAGGTTTCTAAAGTGTTGCTTTTCATTTTAGCTGTTTTAGTTTTGGTTGATATTTTTATTTTATACAATACTAAAGATGCAATAACCATAAATCGTCATTTACCAGAAAGGTTGTCAAATGGAGATGTGAATAAAATCTCCATGCAATTAAAGAATCTATACGGATTTCCTGCACATCTTTCTATTATTGAAGAGATTCCATATCAATTTCAAAAAAGAGACTTCATTTTTAAGTTGATTTTATCCAACAAGGAAGAAAAAACAATTCATTACGACTTAACTCCTACAGAAAGAGGTGTTTATTTATTTGGGAACATCAATGTATTTTCAAGCTCACCACTACAACTAGCAACTAAAAAGTACGTTTTAGGAAAACAAAAAGAACTTAAATGTTATCCTTCATTTTTAAAATTAAGAGAATTCGATTTTAGAGCATTTAACAATGACGCTATTTCTTACGGAACAAAAAAGGTGAGAAGAATTGGTCACTCTTTAGAGTTTGAACAAATTAAAGAATATGTTTCTGGAGATGATATTCGTTCTCTAAATTGGAAAGCTACTGCAAAGAGAAATCAGTTAATGATCAATCAATATGTAGAAGAAAAATCGCAACCCGTTTATTCAATTATCGATAAAGGACGCGCGATGCAAATGCACTTCAATAATTTAAGCTTATTAGATTATGCAATCAATGCAACGCTAGCAATTAGCAATGTGATCCTAAGAAAACAAG
The window above is part of the Polaribacter sp. SA4-12 genome. Proteins encoded here:
- a CDS encoding stage II sporulation protein M, producing the protein MREVAFIKQNKEKWLEFEQVISNKEKKSPDDIANLHIKIMNDLVYAQTYYPKSKVTLYLNKLAKSSFDKVYHSKRRSKNVFLYFFFDKVPLLCYQYRKYIYVSFILFFAFFLIGLLSTFNDDSFARQILGDNYINQTLENIESGDAMAIYKGGSNWGTFIGIYDNNQRVGLNMFLSGLFIGIGTGFYVVHNAIMVAVFQAFFYQNNSFFDSIKGIWIHGTYEIFGMIIEAAAGYIIGASILFPGAFKRFESFKRGMKSAFYIFISTIPFTLAAAFLEGYVTRYSNAMPTIICFAIIGFSLVSISYYYLVLPFKVANKYNLR
- a CDS encoding AAA family ATPase, which produces METPNNEEVQENLEFENRIDLSELQESVFKIKKELKKVIVGQKDMMDLLIVSLLADGHVLIEGVPGVAKTITAKLLARTIDVGFSRIQFTPDLMPSDILGTSVFNVKTSDFEFKKGPIFSSMILIDEINRAPAKTQAALFEVMEEKQITIDGQTFKMDEPFVVLATQNPIEQEGTYRLPEAQLDRFLFKINVAYPNADEELEILLKEQALENTTKASKIETVITGEKIVEFRNLVNQIKIEGNLLKYIANIVVNTRSNSFLYLGASPRASIAILGASKAFAAIEGRDFVTPEDIKRATIPVLEHRVIVTPEREMEGLTSKQIIVQIIEAVEIPR
- a CDS encoding IS110 family transposase is translated as MSKIIGIDISKQTFDVSYLEKDKWIHKIFKNQNTGFEQFIKLISASDWIVMEASGPYYVQLATFLHASSFNVCVLNPLIIRRYSQTRLYRAKTDKKDAKTIAEYGAQYELKRWCPESKPSIEIKQLYTALELLKKQKHQTKRQLESFEATGLLSSDLRKELKQVLILLIRRIDKFEKKIEQIGRLAYKDTVERIKTIPGIGLKTAIMMSVITDNFTKFDNYKQLTAFVGFSPRLYQSGTSVKGKGHICKMGKPQIRKLLYLCSWSAKRVNKNCIEMYERLKEKGKPERVIKIAIANKLIKQIFSIATNKQIYNENHQNLYFLK
- a CDS encoding DUF4350 domain-containing protein; this encodes MMTLQYLKKYAPLLLLFALIGCNKTDWGENFKEKKKTPFGTYIIYNEAKELFKDNHVTLLKQNIYDHLLFNSVIDSTELQNYICIKHSGYKHTNNGVSELLDFVSQGNNVFLAFNHFKDTLQSSLKFTTNNLDKKVNSIRGLKKLKGTFELNNKQFSKREFSFDRNIRRNYFLEYNENSTSVLGTMEIDGEKVPNFIKIHHGKGAFYLHTQPIAFTNYYLLNGTEEYAANVLSYLPNNDIIWDPHIKSSKYSDAKEDDNNVFKFFLEHQTLTWFLLVSLIGLLLFMLFNARRKQRPIPIIEPFKNSTVAFTQTIANLYLKEQDHKNLVDKKITYFLEKVRAKFLLDTSNLNADFIEKLAAKSGNELQRTKYLVNTIITLNKRSECSEEELVVLHKMIENFLNN
- a CDS encoding DUF4129 domain-containing protein, encoding MKKTLFLLLFFYANIGFGQFMIDETTAVEKEPEQKKVIAIDTIHHEKSIEYADKRAFEDDLKEKYNDKEFIYTEEKIEEEKEEKDSAVGLAFAKGFLFFISKVFPFLLGGLIIFIILKTFLGTETNFWNFKKTKKKVAEQLIYEDEDIHETDIDGLLQDAIHNKEYRLAIRYHYLSALKILSNKKLIDYHKDKTNSEYLFEIENSTTRTDFSYLSYVYSYVWYGDFPIDETNYKLAENKYSSFKSSLK
- a CDS encoding DUF58 domain-containing protein encodes the protein MKHLYNTLFLNNRFFYFLGGIALLFVVGFFIPFFFEVSKVLLFILAVLVLVDIFILYNTKDAITINRHLPERLSNGDVNKISMQLKNLYGFPAHLSIIEEIPYQFQKRDFIFKLILSNKEEKTIHYDLTPTERGVYLFGNINVFSSSPLQLATKKYVLGKQKELKCYPSFLKLREFDFRAFNNDAISYGTKKVRRIGHSLEFEQIKEYVSGDDIRSLNWKATAKRNQLMINQYVEEKSQPVYSIIDKGRAMQMHFNNLSLLDYAINATLAISNVILRKQDKAGMLSFSTKLEDWVVAEKRNSQMSLISEALHNIKTDFSESDFSTLYAVVKRKITHRSLLILYTNFETMDGLKRQLPYLRALAKNHLVLIVFFENTELDTLITSKKEDVLGVYDSIIAEKFMYEKKSIVKELKKYGIQSVLTKPENLTGDTINKYLELKSRGLF